A part of Solibacillus sp. FSL H8-0538 genomic DNA contains:
- the rpoZ gene encoding DNA-directed RNA polymerase subunit omega, whose translation MLYPSVDALKKKVDSKYSLVSLASKRARQLQEEGGEKLDSYISYKPVGRALEEVSVGALKIVKQDASTIYEDEI comes from the coding sequence ATGTTATACCCATCAGTAGATGCTTTAAAAAAGAAAGTTGATTCAAAATATTCTTTAGTGAGCTTAGCTTCTAAACGTGCACGCCAACTGCAAGAAGAGGGCGGAGAAAAGTTAGATTCTTACATTTCATACAAACCAGTAGGTCGTGCGCTTGAAGAAGTTTCGGTTGGTGCACTAAAAATTGTGAAGCAAGATGCTTCTACTATTTATGAAGACGAAATTTAA